In Bacteroidota bacterium, one DNA window encodes the following:
- the topA gene encoding type I DNA topoisomerase codes for MAKSLVIVESPAKAKTINKYLGSGYQVEASIGHVKDLPKSKLGVDIEHDFVPQYVTVKGKKELLTRLKNLAGKAKEVFLATDPDREGEAIAFHILGLIGNENKNVKRVLFTEITKSGIQEAMKEPRDVDTALFEAQQARRVMDRIIGYQVSPILWKAFVGERVESLSAGRVQTVALRLICEREAAIDRFQPIAYWNLWADFTTPTTEFPIHARLVGIDDTELKNPEGSAQDLPEEMRKRYIGDETTARGYAGEVLKREYRIDSVNRREVKRNAPPPFITSSLQTTASARLRFNPRKTMRLAQKLYEGIELGEEGLTGLITYMRTDSTRISDEARNAAVKFIGANYGQEYIGAERKQAKSKNAQEAHEAIRPTDVNLTPKQVRRYLEAQDKDLASLYDLIWERFVGSQMAAAVFDQTTVEIKSEPGPGSTFRFRATGSVLKFRGFLQLLDDAEDNVDKKEDDENRRLPNGIDENQTANIDLPTLNVAQTKPPARFSESTLVKELESLGIGRPSTYASIVDTIQERHYVEQQDRRLYPTELGKKVNHILIKSFPEIFNVDFTARMEGELDTIATRERTYSGVMGDFYVPFKSVLDQVEERLVEELPKQTCPACQSTNTDLKQGWFGMYIECQNCGKKTSVKSLNKPEPEKTGETCPECHEGELLVRASRYGKFIGCSRYPKCKYTRSVPSGIKCPKCTTGDIVKRKGGKRNSTFYGCSNYPTCDFLSNDEPVNQTCPSCQNHWLTKKSTKTLGKHLKCPNCKKNFTEELLELEEA; via the coding sequence TTCCGAAGTCGAAGCTTGGTGTCGATATCGAGCACGACTTCGTGCCGCAATACGTCACCGTCAAGGGAAAGAAAGAGCTCCTGACGCGTCTGAAAAATCTTGCGGGCAAGGCAAAAGAAGTGTTTCTTGCGACTGACCCTGACCGCGAAGGGGAGGCTATTGCATTCCATATTCTTGGGTTGATCGGCAACGAAAACAAGAACGTCAAGCGGGTGCTGTTCACCGAAATCACAAAGTCCGGCATTCAGGAGGCCATGAAGGAGCCGCGCGATGTCGATACTGCGCTCTTCGAAGCACAGCAGGCTCGCCGCGTGATGGACCGCATCATCGGCTATCAAGTGTCGCCGATCCTCTGGAAGGCATTCGTTGGCGAGCGCGTCGAATCGCTCTCCGCCGGACGTGTACAGACGGTGGCGCTGCGATTGATCTGCGAGCGCGAAGCTGCGATCGACCGCTTCCAACCGATCGCATACTGGAATCTCTGGGCTGACTTCACCACACCCACCACGGAATTCCCGATCCATGCCCGACTCGTCGGCATCGACGACACCGAACTCAAGAATCCCGAAGGCAGCGCCCAGGATCTGCCGGAGGAAATGCGCAAGCGATACATCGGCGACGAGACGACCGCTCGCGGCTACGCAGGTGAAGTGCTCAAGCGTGAGTATCGCATCGACTCGGTCAATCGCCGCGAGGTCAAGCGTAATGCGCCGCCGCCGTTCATCACCAGTTCGTTGCAAACGACGGCAAGCGCACGGCTGAGATTCAATCCGCGCAAGACGATGCGCCTCGCCCAAAAGCTCTACGAAGGTATCGAGCTTGGCGAAGAAGGATTGACCGGATTGATCACGTATATGCGTACCGACTCGACGCGCATTTCGGACGAAGCCCGCAATGCCGCTGTGAAGTTCATCGGTGCGAACTACGGACAGGAATATATCGGTGCCGAGCGCAAGCAGGCCAAAAGCAAGAATGCGCAAGAAGCCCACGAAGCTATTCGTCCGACCGACGTCAACCTGACACCGAAGCAGGTCCGCCGATATCTCGAAGCGCAGGATAAGGACCTTGCTTCGCTCTATGATCTTATTTGGGAGCGCTTCGTCGGCAGCCAGATGGCAGCCGCAGTGTTCGATCAGACGACGGTCGAGATCAAGTCCGAGCCCGGACCCGGAAGCACGTTCCGTTTCCGTGCGACAGGCTCGGTGCTGAAGTTCAGAGGTTTCTTGCAGCTTCTCGACGATGCTGAGGATAACGTCGACAAGAAAGAAGACGACGAGAACCGTCGGCTCCCGAACGGTATCGACGAGAACCAGACGGCGAACATCGATCTGCCGACGCTCAATGTCGCGCAGACCAAACCGCCTGCGAGATTCTCGGAGTCCACACTCGTCAAAGAACTCGAATCGCTCGGCATTGGACGTCCGTCCACGTACGCCAGCATCGTCGATACGATCCAGGAGCGGCATTACGTCGAGCAGCAGGACCGACGGTTATACCCGACGGAACTCGGAAAGAAAGTCAATCACATTCTGATCAAGAGCTTCCCGGAAATCTTCAACGTGGATTTCACGGCACGCATGGAAGGCGAGCTCGATACCATCGCAACGCGCGAACGCACGTACAGCGGCGTGATGGGCGACTTCTACGTCCCGTTCAAGTCAGTGCTCGATCAGGTTGAAGAGCGCTTAGTCGAAGAACTGCCGAAGCAGACATGCCCGGCATGCCAGTCAACGAACACCGACCTGAAACAAGGCTGGTTCGGCATGTATATCGAATGTCAGAACTGCGGAAAGAAGACGTCGGTAAAATCGCTCAACAAACCGGAGCCGGAAAAGACAGGCGAGACGTGCCCAGAGTGTCATGAAGGCGAGTTGCTTGTTCGCGCCAGCCGCTACGGCAAGTTCATCGGTTGTTCGCGCTATCCGAAGTGTAAGTACACGCGCTCGGTGCCGAGCGGGATCAAGTGCCCGAAGTGTACAACGGGCGATATTGTCAAACGCAAGGGCGGCAAACGCAACAGCACCTTCTACGGCTGCTCGAACTACCCGACGTGCGACTTCCTAAGCAACGATGAGCCGGTGAACCAGACGTGTCCGTCGTGCCAGAACCACTGGCTGACGAAGAAGTCCACCAAGACGCTCGGCAAGCACCTCAAGTGCCCGAACTGCAAAAAGAACTTCACTGAGGAGTTGCTCGAGCTGGAAGAAGCTTGA